In the genome of Gloeomargarita sp. SRBZ-1_bins_9, one region contains:
- a CDS encoding cation diffusion facilitator family transporter → MQLSRGGQVKRVLRIVLGYNLAIFGVKLAVGLGTGSLAIVADTLHSLTDCLSSGVGLVTQSWAKPEPDREHPYGHQKFEAVGALVIAVLLGVVSFEVIQQAVVRLMAATPPPRFRLADFALLLLVLLVNSAITWYEYQQGQRLDSPILRADALHTLGDLWINLTVLVGMAGVLAGWTWLDTVLAIPVAALVLYSGWRILTINLPWLVDAMAIAPEAIARLATQVPGVESCHDISSRGVVGRQVFIELHLVVTTQDLTTAHRVSEQVEALLQKHYGPARITIHIEPSPGDLPAEPTG, encoded by the coding sequence ATGCAGCTTAGCCGGGGCGGTCAGGTCAAGCGGGTACTGCGCATCGTGCTGGGCTATAACTTGGCCATCTTCGGGGTGAAACTCGCGGTGGGCTTGGGGACCGGTTCCCTGGCGATCGTGGCGGATACCCTGCACAGCTTGACCGATTGCCTCAGCAGTGGAGTGGGCCTGGTGACCCAGAGCTGGGCTAAACCGGAGCCGGACCGGGAACACCCCTACGGCCACCAGAAATTTGAGGCGGTGGGGGCGCTGGTGATTGCCGTGTTGCTGGGGGTGGTGAGTTTTGAGGTGATCCAGCAGGCGGTGGTGCGGCTGATGGCAGCAACCCCTCCACCCCGTTTTCGCCTGGCGGATTTCGCTTTGTTGCTGCTGGTGTTGCTGGTCAACAGCGCCATCACCTGGTACGAGTACCAGCAGGGCCAACGGCTGGACAGTCCCATCCTGCGGGCGGATGCCCTACACACCCTGGGGGACCTGTGGATCAATCTCACGGTGCTGGTGGGGATGGCGGGGGTATTGGCCGGCTGGACCTGGCTGGATACGGTGTTGGCGATTCCAGTGGCGGCCTTGGTGCTCTACAGCGGCTGGCGGATTCTAACCATCAACTTGCCCTGGCTGGTGGATGCGATGGCGATTGCGCCGGAGGCCATTGCTCGCCTGGCAACCCAGGTGCCCGGGGTCGAGAGTTGCCACGACATTTCTTCCCGGGGGGTGGTGGGACGGCAGGTGTTTATCGAATTGCACCTGGTGGTGACAACCCAGGATTTAACCACCGCCCATCGGGTGAGCGAGCAGGTGGAGGCCCTGTTGCAAAAACACTACGGCCCGGCCCGGATTACCATTCACATCGAACCGAGTCCCGGTGATTTGCCAGCGGAGCCGACCGGTTGA